The genomic stretch ATCCAAAATATAACAGAATAAAAAACGTTGtttgaacaagaaaaaccaccaccaccactactactactactatatGCCCATGCCACCCCTCTTCTAGCAAAATATAGCAATAGTAAAATAGACTATAAAATGTATAATCtcttaataataatttgcCATAAAATCATATAAAAAAGGAGAcatttaaaaagaaaaaagaaatcaaggGATAGATAGTTAGATAGATATACAATAGAATGAAATAGAACAACACATGTGGGCaaattgctgttgttgttgttgttgttgaagtcATTTATCCATTACAAAATTTagttcaaaattttttagcAAGTGTACAAAATTTagttcaaaattttttagcAAGTGTACAAATTTTgcctttttttcttattttaaaaaatgcATATAGATTTTGGAACAATCGGAGATCAGAGGAGgagaaggagaagaaggagaagaaaCTAGTGGaatgatcaattgaatgaaacAGATAGCAATATGGGTATTAGATAGCAAGCATGAGATTAACTAAGATAAAAGGATAGTGGATGCGAAGTAGACAGagataaagaaagaaaggaGAGAGGGGGGGtgttgaaaaacaaaaacataATGATAGACAATAGGTGTATGTGTATAACATGattcaagaaaatataCTGCAAAAGCCCAAAAAAAAGCCCAAAAATAATGGACTTTGGATACACATGGgtagaaagaaaagtagAATAATCTTCAACccaaatttgaaagaaagagaaagaaatagagaggaggaggaggagttctacaaagaaagaaagaaacagaatatataatttaataaaatctgTATACTGTATAATGTAAATTGAGTAAAAACTTGATGTATCCTGTATCATGCAGTGTaataagaataagaataataatagtattagtattattgtGTTAGTAGTAGTCATTTgttaattgaattcaagtaacaaaaagaaagaaaaaacctCCCCGTTAGATAGTTACACAAAACCCAAACTGtcttaattctttttttttgactgGAGgtggaaattgaaaaaattggttttgtgtaataaataaagttttactttctttctcactaaaatgaaaatttttttttttttttttttttatttttttttttttttttgttacatcttaaataaatataactTACCAATTTAACTGAActaatataaatataccAATAGTTTCCccaaaaatatttgtttaagaaaggattttcttttcatttcatatatattattactTAATTAGATTTAATTGctatattttcaattccttATTCTTTTATATTCCAGTTCATTTGTTTACTATTCCCATACAATTCGGACTAGAGATATTTTTCacttatttatttaattattcCAATATTAACATTACAggtatttatatatatttaaacTACATACTCAActatctatatatatatctgaCTATTCTACATCTGGTTATAGTAGACACCCCCCCACTCCCCCCCCCACTCATCCATACAtacaattatatttattattttaatttaatttttttttgcatatcaaattatatttatttcatttcatttcaatattactttattaatttattttattttgcaTAATgtcacaacaacaacaacaacatatACGTAAGTCTAAACGTACTAGAATGTTAACTGAAAAGGCTAAAGCTGAAACTAACACTATTTCTTTAGTCAATCACAAACTaccaacaaccacaacaactactactCGAAAGAAGAGTTTTAGTTTAccaaaaactaaaaaaagaaagatttcTAGtatagaagaagaagaagaagcagCTAAATTATCGGATAAGATTGACCCcgttgaaaaattattgagtTTAACCAATGTCAATCAAGATTTCTTACTGGATTGGGAAGACAATTCTCACCGTAATCATCATACTTCcatatcatcatcgtctACTAGCAATAACGGTATAACTTCTGGTAGTCTAATATCTTCAAATACATCAAATTGTGGGTTTAGTCCGAGATCTGGTTATCATAGTAGTTCAAGCAgtatatcatcattattttctcaaaatgaagaatcagaaattgatgaatatgattatgattatgaatCAGAAGATTATGAAGAACccaatgaaattgaatcagTGAATTTCACTAAAATTATTCAAGATAACATTCGTCAATATTATGTTAAAAGAAGATTAGAGAATCAATATAAAGATTCATTTgcattattaaataaacaaaaccaTAAccaagatgatgatgaagaagaaaaccCACTTCTTTCTTCTGCTTCACCAACATCTAATAgatcaattttcaaacaatGTGAAGTTCCATTTTTTAAAAGTGTGAATTTTGGTAATAAACCAAAAGAATATACCATTGAAGATTATTTCCAATATGATAAtgcagaagaagaagaagaagaaaagaaggaGGAGGAGAAAGAAGACGAATCCAAATCTGTTACTACTAGTGAAGACAATGAGAGCAATGGGGTATCACCAATAACAACTCCAAAATCAACTATGCAATCATTATATATTCctaaaatcaataataattatcgTCGACTTCCAATGAATATCATTAATCATAACAATATCACCACTAATAGCtgcaataacaacaacaaccttaacaatttacaagatttgagtaaaatattgaataaGAATAGTATAATCACTGGTAATGCTAGTGAGATGATTAGTGCTGGTAACTTTATGCTCACCGATTTCTACTTATAAAGGAATTCTCAAGAGGGGTTTTATCCCAAGTGTTACATATATTTGTGTGTGTCTGtgttttatttcatttttcgggttatttttaaataataatattttgtatAGATATATATGTTTTTACGatatataaaattattgaatcaatgTTTTAgagataaaaataaaaataaaaataaagattGTGTATATTGTGAATTGATGTAGTTTCCTTGTTTCTCCCCCTTTCTTTCCAGTAAGTGTAGATTTTATATGTGTGTGTAGAGTGATTCGGTTGAATATCGGTatagattttgaaaaattttatttttagttttgtgTTCAATATCcttaataatgaaaaaaaaaaaaaaaaaattttcagtTTGGGTAATTGTGTATAATTTTGTGTAGTTGTTTACTACTTCTACTACAACTGTAATTGTTAGTATttaagatttttttttttcactttttaATAAGGAGAAAGACATTCAGATACAATTAACAAAGGAAAACCAatgttttaaaattatcacACAAACCAAGATATTTGAGGTCTGTACGCAAatcaaccacaacaaataCTGAATACCTTATTGCCAAGGGATTATATTCATTTTAACGAGTTAGCTCATTTCACGGAATAAAAGGGAATAAAAGAGTTGAtttatgataataataatattattattattattattattacttcGGAAGGATGTGAGGAGAGGGAAGCTTTACTTCTATTCGTTTAAACCAAACCCGACAATATATAggagaaaataaaatagaatatcgtccaacaacaacaaaaatataataataaattagaacattaaaagaaaaaaagaaataacaTTTGCAGCCTATACTATACTATTCAAAATACAACTAAACTTATGTCTAGTTCCATGAACTATACTATTAGTACCACCACACACTATTATAATAGTAATTGGTGCAGCTGCCAGGCAATAATATAATGtgtatttcatttttctcTCGTCATTTCACTTACATATTGAGtgttgttttcaatatcgTCTAAGGGTTTAAACTAACAACTCACAACCTACAAAGAATGATTTAGGGATATTCGATGATTATGTTGTTAGTTAGCTGGCTGGCTGGCTGGCtagtctttttttttttacaacaatgtataagaatattttatcaataatttgaaagGTGAGTGGATGGATAAActaatttttattttttttttttgtccaATTGCATTTATGTTCCCCCCCCCCCATCGTCCGTCCCCGTAAAACACAAATACCAAAATGAAACAAGTAGTAGTATTGAGAGGAATAACggtttttattattcacCAGCACCcaatatattatttatattgtgTAAAAATGATCGGCAATGATGACTGGACAAAGAGTTTGTAACTTGAAGTtgttactactactactactactattactactactactagtaTTATTATCGTCAAATGAGAGGTTTAAAGATGGTGTGTAAGTTATTCAATACTAACATTAAGATCATCctttttattcatttcGGTTAAACCGTTAATTTTCTCAAAATctaaaattatttaataactatagatattattgttgttattacaTTTACAATCATATTCATTGGTTGAGAGATGGTTGagtgcaaaaaaaaaaacagagagaactaaactaaaaaaaaattttttttttttcggttCCGTTTTCCTGATTTTGCcttcaaaaagaattttaaatttttttttttttagtctGTCAGTttagattttttaaatttggatttaCTTGATTAAATTTCTTGCCCTATTATAAATCTTGTCTCAAAAAGATTTCTTCTAGTAGGCtttgaattggaattgaatttgtgatttgatttggttcCGTTCTACCACTAATACTACTTAACTACCGTTGTTAGTTGTTAGTTGTTAGGTTCAGTCTGGGTGCGCGCCTGGGCTTGGGCTTATTTGCtaccaaaaataaaagtataGTATATTATCATATTTCCTTTCTTACCCTTTCACTTCCTTGTCAATATTAGCTAAATCTGATTTAGATTGAAAAACTTGAAGGTTTTTTGGAATAGTAGTTTCTAATTGTGTAAGATGATAGACAGACACCAACGAagattttattatcatgTAATGTATATGTGCATCATCGTTGTGTCTCTCGtgtaaaagaaaaaaaaaaacttgaaaaatatttgtattattgCTTTGCTTTGCTTTGCTTTGCTTTGCTTTGCTTTCCTTCCTTCCTCTTTGTCTACTCTTACcatttttgtaaaattggTAACAAAGTGAAAATTAATGTTTAACTATCGTTTTCGTctcaaaaaattcatctttGAGTGTTAATTGCAGTATTTACTTTATTTCACTATTACaatgattgaaaattttttgttaacGGCGAAATCTCCCGAGAGTCGAGAAATAAAAGAATGGGTGTGCTGCTTTTGTTGTTAGGCTTTGTCTAAgtcaaatttatcaaacaaTACCAAGGCAATAACAATATACGACTATtaagaatttattattcagACCAATCAAAGTCTctcccaaaaaaaaaaatttaagGATTTATATAGAAATTGCTTACTTTCTCTCGACCCGACAACTTCCTTAATTGGGTCTTAAGACAATTAACCctttaaataaatacaCAACTAAACTTCAAACtttagttagttagttagttagttagtaattattattataactTTAAGTTACTATTGTTATTCTTAAATCCTTTAACAAATCCAAACCTGCagaatttttttagttttcttctttttttggtttttgattcaaatttcTACTTGTGATTTTGTTGTACAATGATTTAGTTTGtgtaataatataaattaaataattagGACCTAaactttaatttcatttgacAAAATCTTACATTAATAATTCAGATTTTCCTTTCCTTTCCTTTCCtttccatttttcaaacatcatcaacatcatcgCCTTTTCAACACGTTTGATTGAAAGAATAGACCGAACCGCAAAAACAACTAAATTTGTGATATTCCAATGTTACAAGTATGTGATTCCCTTATTATTGCGGTAGACGCCGGATTGTTAGATCATAAATCCAACATATAcatatttgttgatttcttATACACAATAGTAGTACTACCATTACTACTAGTTTGTCATTACACAAAACATTAAATGGCAAAATTGtctatcaaatttattttttttttttttacttttgtttctttttttttttgtcttcaatataattttttgtgATTCTTTCTTCCTTAAATGAATCTTTCATTTGGTTTTTCTCTTATTTCAAGATCcaatattgatttcatcTGTGGTATGTTAATGGAAAAAACAGAAGATTTCACTAGAAACAGAGAGTATTGCCATCACCTGAGATTTTGATTCTccaagaaaataaatcataAATTCTGGCTAATTCAagcaaatcaaaaagagGAAGAACCGGGAAAAAGAGATTATAATAGTAGTAAAGGAAAGTATTATAAATCCCTATAAATAAAGGACTTTGATATGTTTTCAAAGAACATAAGGTTGAAATGTTCTTAAACTTACGAAATAAAAGTGATCAACCGGGGTTTGACTGTATTTAACAAGAAAACTAAAAACTATAACCCAATCACAAGTGggaaattataatataaaaagAACTTTCCAATCTCGGTGTTACAAGCGATTTGCCACCAATATTTATGTAAGATTGACAAGTCAAGACACATACAGAGGAGTTAAGAACTGGAGATTAAATTCCAATCAAACAATCAGtaatataataaaactgaaaaaaaaagctgtATTACATATAACATACATACATGAcatttataataaaaacaTACATATTTTACCAAAGACATGATGATCTCACTTTGATTGCATAGGAATGAAGGAATGACAGCACCTAGTCGAATTAATTCGAGATTCAATTTCTGATCATTTGTTAACATTCTCAAGCAAGATTGTATAtctggtttttttttttttcttttttttttatccttcttctttatgTCATTTCTAAGCCATGAATCTATTATTTGTACAGAATTATTTTGTGTCTGATGAAAACTAAGCCCATGTTTTTCTTgtccttcttcttcttctctaGTATCTTGCATCGGACATGGTCTGCGTATTTCCCTTGAGAATTGTCAACTATTACCAACAGTAATAACACAAAATAACTATccattgttattgttattgttatcgttcttgttgttagtattgaaaaattcaacattttgtattgtattgttCAAATCAAACCTTGTGTTCAAAGTTCCCGACACAAAATAGtaaggaaaaaaattatttttttttttttgctaaacggttcttttgttgttttaaaaTGTTTTAGTTGGTTGGTTATTAGTTATTGTGATTTAATGGTTGCTAGTACATTTAGTAATTGccaatttaaatattttgacACATAATCCTTTATTCGGGGGActtaaaaagaaaaaagaaatttaaagttttttCTTAACGGCGAAATCACGGaatcgtttttttttttttttttcgtttttgtttcttaACTCCTCCCCTCCTTACCACTCACCTCAGCCAACGCCTCAAATCAATACCTCTACAACGTTACCATAATGAAAACGTGTAAACTTGTAAAATTagaacaataacaatagtaaACTATCTAATAGTTGCCCTATCTATTTATTGTTCGGTTAGAGTTGTtatgaaattattttttgaaaaattatgtAAGCGTAGATGATTAATGTTAGTTGGTTATActaagaaataaataaatactTTTCTAACAATTCTTGTGAGACATAAAATCATCTCGTCTCGTTCCTGTTCATTTGAGGACTGGTTTAATagtatttttcatttacaCAATAAcgtaaaagaaaaaaacatcTTTACCATCTTGTGttgaattttcaaatgaattttcaaaaattttatttagttttgtGATATGCcccaaaagaaattaatacAGGCTCTTGGCTAGGTTGTAGTAGTTGCTTTAATCTCGTTTATAGTGTctagtttatttttcaaaaatacGAAGTGGTCAGATGTTTGCTTAAAATAGTCAtctttattgttggtggttTGCTGCAAAAAAGAGTAAACTTACGAACTATTGATAACTCCGAGATGCACAAATCTCGAGATTTTTATTAGACATTTTCTATTgtatttctatttcttggtgtatgtatgtatgtgaGAAATCAATACATTCTTGATAACTATTGGCGAGTGCTGCAACGGAGTTTGATTTTCATACATGTAGATGTACATATCAGAAGTATAAGCATCAAAAGCACGTTTTGAGAATTACTCTCCCCCCCCCTTTTTTTGTCATGCTATTCTCTTGCGTAAttctaaaaaaagaaaaaagaaaactacAAGATATGCAAATCTGATAACCAAAAAAGCCATGACGAGGTTGATATCAACCAACGTTTCCCCATCCCTATCAAGTATATGGCATTTCCTATGCCTTGTACTTGCTTTACATGACCATATAGAAGTATTTTGATCGAAAATTGATCATGGAAATGAGATACGTATGTTGCACGTGTCCATATCCTGATACACGAACATGAGTTTCTTGtcaattacaagaaatGTTCAGCCAATGTATTTCTACCAGCAATTGGATATATTGTACATAGTTGTGTTCTTTGTTATTTGTTCAATCCATTGCAGCTATTATTAGTGGTCATCACATGATACAACAAAtgtcaaagaaaaaaacttCCTTTTTGTTATTAGATACTGTAGATTGATTAGGCAAAATTCACAATCATTGTTTGAGAGGCTACAGTTGTTGAGTCAAGTAATTGctttcttaattttttaagATTACAAGAAATTTGCTTACATAATTTCACGAAAATGgtgaaaaatatcaaaaactTGCTAACAAATTTCATTACTGAATTACAAAAGCTATTTGATAACAGCCAAAGCAGCTCACAATGAATGAATACCATTACCAAAAGATTGCACTAGTTTATTCAAACTGGGACAAATAATTTAGATTGACAATTTGTTCTACAATTTGACAATTATTCCACGTCAAATATATTTCGAGATTCACTCAAGTTACCAGTCAGCTGTTGCTTATTACCATTTGAATACGTTCATTTCTCATAAAAATTAAACGTCAAATCCATTTATAGGCGCTAACTTACTTGATTTGGATTTCTCAAACATTAAAAGAGTGGGGAGAAGGTCAGCAcataaatttcaaattccaaTATACCCCATCAACATGATAATCCTTTGGAACAGTACAAGAaaacattatcatcaaGTGCACAATTCCAAAAAGGGTTCAGAGTTATTATAAAAAGGTagtattaatattattttgttgttgtatttcTTAGGTTACTTATCGTAATGTGAATTGTCAacttgattattattattttttttggtttgtatttgttttgGAGTTGATTTTGTTACATCATTTACTTAACTATTCCTCCCCCAAGCAATCATAATCTTAACACGTTCCAAATTTACACacactcttttttttccctttctttcttctatATCTTTCAACTCATCTacaattaatcaattagtAGATGAACAAATAATGGGGCTTGTTTATTTCTTATTTGTTTATGTACTAGGTGGATTAACTTTCTTACCTGGATTGGTTGCCCTATATTTTTATCTCGCCCCAAAATCAACCTTAtctgatgataatgaactTGACGAAGAGAAACCATCTGGTGAACTAGAAGAAAAACATCAGTCTGGTTTAGAAGCATATAAGAGTGGATGGATATTTGTCACTCGTGATTACATTGAAAGTCCCgatgaaatcaattcaaatactCAACTGATAACCGaatcaaatgataataaatcgGCTTATTCGGCATTATATAAATTGGTGAAAGACCTGGcaaccaaaaaattcaaagaCAATTCCCAACTGAAAAAGCTTCAACCAGAAGAGAAGAAATTCCTTGACCATGACGATAACGATTtagatgaattgaataaagaTACATTTGCGTTGCCAAAGGATACCAATAGTCCAAACCCAAAATCGTATAGCCACCATCAACGTCATGAtccacaaccacaacataATCACCAGTCGCAAAatcaaccacaacaacaaattagATCATCACAGAAGAAGCATCGTTACTTTGCTGTTTTAAAACATggaaatttgtttttatacAAAGATCAAACTTTAAAAGATGTCAAGCATGTGATTGTGTTGGCACATCATTTTGTCAGTATTTGGCCTCGAGATTTAACTGATGCCCaattatttacaaaatattCAGCTCTTGCATTAATCAACCCTAGCAAATTGACTGACACACCATTTTCCACTAATGACACTTTTAATTCAACTGTCAATACATCCAATGGGACagaaatttcttcatcaaccAGATCATCACTTTCATCTCGTACTACAGATCAACAACAGAACCTGCAACAGCAAACTAATAACAATGCCCCACCAGGaacatttttcatttattgtGAAAACAATTGCGATAAAGAAGATTGGTATTTTGCCTTGATTAGAGCCatgaaattagaaaaatcTGAACTACCTGATATCTTGAATCCAGAAAAATATGCCGAAACGTCacattttcaaacaaaagaaatgataaatttaataCAAACATTGTATAGTTCAGAAGGTCAATTGCAAACCAAATGGTTGAATGCAATTATCGGACGATGGTTTTTGGCAATGAAAAATACTAAACATTTTGAAGATTATgtttacaaaaaattgagtaaaaaattaaataaaatcaaaaa from Candida albicans SC5314 chromosome 5, complete sequence encodes the following:
- a CDS encoding uncharacterized protein (Protein of unknown function; flow model biofilm induced; Spider biofilm induced) — translated: MSQQQQQHIRKSKRTRMLTEKAKAETNTISLVNHKLPTTTTTTTRKKSFSLPKTKKRKISSIEEEEEAAKLSDKIDPVEKLLSLTNVNQDFLSDWEDNSHRNHHTSISSSSTSNNGITSGSLISSNTSNCGFSPRSGYHSSSSSISSLFSQNEESEIDEYDYDYESEDYEEPNEIESVNFTKIIQDNIRQYYVKRRLENQYKDSFALLNKQNHNQDDDEEENPLLSSASPTSNRSIFKQCEVPFFKSVNFGNKPKEYTIEDYFQYDNAEEEEEEKKEEEKEDESKSVTTSEDNESNGVSPITTPKSTMQSLYIPKINNNYRRLPMNIINHNNITTNSCNNNNNLNNLQDLSKILNKNSIITGNASEMISAGNFMLTDFYL